A stretch of the Archangium violaceum genome encodes the following:
- the abc-f gene encoding ribosomal protection-like ABC-F family protein — protein sequence MSLVIAQDICLSYGKKVLFDNESFTIGPKDRIGLVGANGTGKSSLMKILAGVQHPDSGTLTYRRKSRIGYLPQELAGLPEGSVVDAVMSTVPGRDSLETRLRETEEALGNASSEEEQLELAQTLADLHTELDHFEDHYGRHHAERILKGLGFREADLAKPTGALSGGWRMRAALAGLLLQDPDLLLMDEPTNHLDVPTLAWFDGFLKRSNKSLVLISHDRDFLNRQVGRILSLEMEGLRSYVGNYDTYKRQRAEEMEQLKAQAERVEARKAELQAFIDRFGAKATKARQAQSRAKMLEKMEDVQVIEERATMHFRFPEVERSGRDVVTLEGIQKRYGDAVVYSGLDARVERGQRIAVVGANGAGKTTLLKIIASELVPDGGTVKLGHNVVMGYYAQHHADKLNKQNTIIEEVRPLAADKPESFIRGVLGSFMFSGDDVDKPVGVLSGGERARVALAKLLLVPSNLLLMDEPTNHLDLDSTEMLIEALQGYGGTLVFVSHNRSFVNGLATHVWDVVGGKVETHPGNLDDYLYHQEQQRLAAEAAGLGEKLSEKTPTAGMTEKERKRMEAEARQRRSAVEGPIKKEIAKLEEAISKLEAAQKEREAQLADPVLYNDFAKAKPLMDTHREGKEQLEQLYAQWEAAQEKLAEASASL from the coding sequence ATGAGCCTCGTCATCGCCCAGGACATCTGCCTCTCCTACGGGAAGAAGGTTCTCTTCGACAACGAAAGCTTCACCATCGGACCGAAGGATCGCATCGGTCTGGTGGGAGCCAACGGTACGGGGAAGAGCTCGTTGATGAAGATCCTGGCCGGGGTACAGCACCCGGACTCGGGGACGCTCACCTACCGCCGCAAGTCACGTATCGGTTACCTGCCCCAGGAACTGGCGGGCCTGCCCGAGGGCTCGGTGGTGGACGCGGTGATGAGCACCGTGCCCGGCCGGGACTCACTGGAGACGCGCCTGCGGGAGACCGAGGAGGCGCTCGGCAACGCGTCCTCCGAGGAGGAGCAGCTCGAGCTGGCGCAGACGCTCGCGGACCTGCACACGGAGCTGGATCACTTCGAGGATCACTACGGACGCCACCACGCCGAGCGCATCCTCAAGGGCCTGGGCTTCCGGGAGGCGGACCTGGCCAAGCCCACCGGGGCACTGAGCGGCGGCTGGCGCATGCGCGCGGCGTTGGCGGGCCTGCTGCTCCAGGATCCGGACCTGCTGCTGATGGACGAGCCCACCAACCACCTGGACGTGCCGACGCTGGCGTGGTTCGACGGCTTCCTCAAGCGCTCGAACAAGTCGCTGGTGCTCATCTCCCACGACCGTGACTTCCTCAACCGGCAGGTGGGCCGCATCCTCTCGCTGGAGATGGAGGGGCTGCGCTCGTACGTGGGCAACTACGACACGTACAAGCGGCAGCGCGCCGAGGAGATGGAGCAGCTCAAGGCCCAGGCCGAGCGCGTCGAGGCGCGCAAGGCGGAGCTGCAGGCCTTCATCGATCGCTTCGGTGCGAAGGCCACCAAGGCCCGGCAGGCGCAGAGCCGCGCGAAGATGCTGGAGAAGATGGAGGACGTGCAGGTGATCGAGGAGCGCGCCACCATGCACTTCCGTTTCCCGGAGGTGGAGCGCTCGGGGCGCGACGTGGTGACGCTGGAGGGCATCCAGAAGCGCTACGGGGACGCGGTGGTGTACTCGGGGCTGGACGCGCGGGTGGAGCGAGGCCAGCGCATCGCCGTGGTGGGCGCCAACGGCGCGGGCAAGACGACGCTGCTGAAGATCATCGCGAGCGAGCTGGTGCCGGATGGGGGCACGGTGAAGCTCGGGCACAACGTGGTGATGGGGTATTACGCGCAGCACCACGCGGACAAGCTGAACAAGCAGAACACCATCATCGAGGAGGTGCGCCCGCTCGCGGCGGACAAGCCGGAGAGCTTCATCCGCGGGGTGCTCGGATCGTTCATGTTCTCGGGGGACGACGTGGACAAGCCCGTGGGCGTGCTCAGCGGTGGAGAGCGGGCGCGCGTGGCGCTGGCGAAGCTGCTGCTGGTGCCCTCGAACCTGCTGCTGATGGACGAGCCGACGAACCACCTGGACCTGGACTCGACGGAGATGCTCATCGAGGCCCTGCAGGGCTACGGCGGCACGCTGGTGTTCGTGTCGCACAACCGGAGCTTCGTGAACGGGCTGGCGACACACGTCTGGGACGTGGTGGGCGGCAAGGTGGAGACGCACCCGGGCAACCTGGACGACTACCTGTACCACCAGGAGCAGCAGCGACTGGCGGCGGAGGCCGCGGGGTTGGGCGAGAAGCTGTCGGAGAAGACGCCGACGGCGGGGATGACGGAGAAGGAGCGCAAGCGGATGGAGGCCGAGGCGCGGCAGAGGCGCAGCGCCGTGGAGGGCCCCATCAAGAAGGAGATCGCGAAGCTGGAGGAGGCGATCTCCAAGCTGGAGGCTGCGCAGAAGGAGCGCGAGGCGCAGCTGGCGGATCCGGTGCTCTACAACGACTTCGCGAAGGCCAAGCCGCTGATGGACACGCACCGAGAGGGCAAGGAGCAACTGGAGCAGCTCTACGCCCAATGGGAGGCGGCACAGGAGAAACTCGCCGAGGCCTCCGCGTCGCTCTGA
- the cmk gene encoding (d)CMP kinase — MSQRPFIVAIDGPAGAGKSTVSKVLARRLGFALVDTGAIYRCVALKARREGIAFDDDVKLGELLARVHVSFQVVGEDNHVFLDGEDVSGEIRTPENSMAASQVSSRPVVRAGLLSLQRRLALETPKGAILEGRDIGTVVFPDADAKFFLEANPDIRARRRYEELFQKGVERSLEEVLADQIKRDEDDASRAVAPLKPAEDAMRIDSSSLPLSEVVHRLEQDILARMSKR, encoded by the coding sequence ATGAGTCAGCGTCCCTTCATCGTGGCCATCGACGGCCCGGCGGGTGCGGGCAAGTCCACCGTGTCGAAGGTGCTGGCACGGCGGCTGGGCTTCGCGCTGGTGGACACCGGAGCCATCTACCGCTGCGTGGCGCTGAAGGCGCGGCGGGAGGGCATCGCGTTCGACGACGACGTGAAGCTGGGCGAGCTGCTGGCCCGGGTACACGTGTCCTTCCAGGTGGTGGGTGAGGACAACCACGTGTTCCTGGATGGCGAGGACGTGTCGGGGGAGATCCGGACACCGGAGAACTCGATGGCGGCCTCGCAGGTGTCGAGCCGGCCGGTGGTGCGCGCGGGCCTGCTGTCGCTGCAGCGGCGGCTGGCGCTGGAGACGCCCAAGGGCGCCATCCTGGAGGGCCGCGACATCGGGACGGTGGTGTTCCCGGACGCGGACGCGAAGTTCTTCCTGGAGGCCAACCCGGACATCCGGGCCCGGCGCCGGTACGAGGAGCTCTTCCAGAAGGGCGTGGAGCGCTCGCTGGAAGAGGTCCTGGCGGATCAGATCAAGCGGGACGAGGACGATGCATCGCGAGCCGTGGCTCCGCTGAAGCCGGCGGAGGACGCGATGCGGATCGATTCGAGCTCCTTGCCGCTGTCCGAGGTGGTGCACCGGCTGGAGCAGGACATCCTGGCGAGGATGTCCAAGCGGTAA
- a CDS encoding dipeptidase — protein sequence MRPTTALLSLVLLAGSACTHGTSTQQGTPATPSSTDLAERAHELARRVIIVDGHIDVPYRLKAKAGPDGEPTEDISQRTTEGDFDFPRAVEGGLDVPFMSIYIPAEYQEKGGARALADSLIDMVEKIARKSPEKFAMAYSVEEARRNSQEGRVSFALGIENGAAIEDKLENVAHFQRRGVRYITLTHSKDNLLSDASFNTGKRTWNGLSPFGKQVVAEMNRVGIMVDVSHLSDDAIRQAVETSQVPVIASHSSCRHFTPGFERNISDELIRAVAAKGGVVMINFGSAFLTQAANAYQEQFHKDITTFATTRGLKQDSPELKAFVESYLREHPAPLAKVEDVADHIDHVVKLVGIEHVGLGSDFDGVGPTLPIGLEDVSKYPNLFRVLLERGYSEADIEKIASGNVFRVWRQVEAHAASR from the coding sequence ATGAGACCCACCACCGCGCTTCTCAGCCTCGTCCTGCTCGCGGGTTCGGCGTGCACCCACGGCACGAGCACCCAGCAGGGCACCCCGGCAACCCCTTCGTCCACGGACCTCGCCGAGCGCGCACACGAGCTCGCCAGGCGCGTCATCATCGTCGATGGCCACATCGACGTGCCCTACCGGCTCAAGGCGAAGGCTGGTCCCGATGGGGAGCCCACCGAGGATATCTCGCAGCGCACCACCGAGGGTGACTTCGACTTCCCGCGCGCCGTGGAGGGCGGGCTCGACGTGCCCTTCATGTCCATCTACATCCCCGCCGAGTACCAGGAGAAGGGCGGCGCCAGGGCGCTCGCGGACTCGCTGATCGACATGGTGGAGAAGATCGCCCGGAAGTCCCCCGAGAAGTTCGCCATGGCGTACTCGGTCGAGGAGGCCCGACGCAACTCCCAGGAGGGCAGGGTCTCCTTCGCGTTGGGCATCGAGAACGGTGCCGCCATCGAGGACAAGCTGGAGAACGTCGCGCACTTCCAGCGGCGTGGCGTGCGCTACATCACCCTCACGCACTCCAAGGACAACCTGCTCAGTGATGCCTCCTTCAACACGGGCAAGCGCACCTGGAATGGCCTCAGTCCCTTCGGCAAGCAGGTGGTCGCCGAGATGAACCGGGTGGGCATCATGGTGGATGTCTCGCATCTCTCGGATGACGCCATCCGTCAGGCGGTGGAGACGAGCCAGGTGCCCGTCATCGCCTCGCACTCCTCGTGCCGCCACTTCACGCCCGGCTTCGAGCGCAACATCAGCGATGAGCTCATCCGCGCCGTGGCCGCGAAGGGTGGGGTGGTGATGATCAACTTCGGCTCCGCCTTCCTCACCCAGGCCGCCAACGCGTACCAGGAGCAGTTCCACAAGGACATCACCACCTTCGCCACGACGCGTGGCCTGAAGCAGGACAGCCCCGAGCTGAAGGCGTTCGTCGAGTCCTATCTGCGCGAGCACCCGGCCCCGCTCGCGAAGGTGGAGGACGTGGCCGATCACATCGACCACGTGGTGAAGCTGGTCGGGATCGAGCACGTGGGCCTCGGCTCCGACTTCGATGGCGTGGGCCCCACGCTTCCCATCGGGCTCGAGGACGTGTCCAAATATCCCAACCTCTTCCGCGTGCTCCTCGAACGCGGCTACAGCGAGGCGGATATCGAGAAGATCGCCTCGGGCAACGTCTTCCGCGTGTGGCGGCAGGTCGAGGCCCACGCCGCGAGCCGCTGA
- a CDS encoding acetyl-CoA carboxylase carboxyltransferase subunit alpha → MANGINYPLDFERPLIELEKKIDELKALSASGSVDFTSEISKLEKKAKKLQTEIFSDLSRWQVVQLSRHSSRPYFLDYVQHLFTDFFEMAGDRLFGEDPSIVGGFARFEGQVVMLIGHQKGRNTKENMARNFGMPRPEGYRKALRLMELAERFEKPILTFVDTPGAYPGIGAEERGQAEAIAYNLEVMSRLKVPIVSTVIGEGGSGGALAIGVGNRVLMMENSIYSVISPEACSSILYRDASKAEKAADALKLTARDLKEMSVIDEIIPEPAGGAHRDYAKAAENLAKAVRKHLSELSELTGNELVQDRYQKFRALGVFSGR, encoded by the coding sequence ATGGCGAACGGCATCAACTATCCACTCGATTTCGAGCGACCGCTCATCGAGCTGGAGAAGAAGATCGACGAGCTCAAGGCCCTCTCGGCGAGCGGCTCGGTGGATTTCACCTCGGAGATCTCCAAGCTGGAGAAGAAGGCCAAGAAGCTGCAGACGGAGATCTTCAGCGATCTCTCGCGCTGGCAGGTGGTGCAGCTGTCGCGCCACAGCTCCCGGCCGTACTTCCTGGACTATGTCCAGCACCTCTTCACGGACTTCTTCGAGATGGCGGGGGACCGCCTCTTCGGGGAGGACCCGTCCATCGTGGGCGGCTTCGCGCGCTTCGAGGGACAGGTGGTGATGTTGATTGGTCACCAGAAGGGGAGGAACACCAAGGAGAACATGGCGCGCAACTTCGGCATGCCGCGCCCCGAGGGCTACCGCAAGGCGCTGCGGCTGATGGAGCTGGCCGAGCGCTTCGAGAAGCCCATCCTCACCTTCGTGGACACGCCGGGCGCCTACCCGGGCATCGGCGCCGAGGAGCGCGGCCAGGCGGAGGCCATCGCGTACAACCTGGAGGTGATGAGCCGGCTGAAGGTGCCCATCGTCTCCACGGTGATCGGCGAGGGCGGCTCCGGCGGCGCGCTGGCCATCGGCGTGGGCAACCGGGTGCTGATGATGGAGAACAGCATCTACTCGGTCATCTCGCCCGAGGCCTGCTCGTCCATCCTCTACCGCGACGCCTCCAAGGCGGAGAAGGCGGCGGACGCGCTGAAGCTGACGGCCAGGGATCTCAAGGAGATGAGCGTCATCGACGAGATCATCCCCGAGCCGGCTGGCGGCGCGCACCGCGACTACGCCAAGGCCGCGGAGAACCTGGCCAAGGCGGTCCGCAAGCACCTGTCCGAGCTGTCCGAGCTGACGGGCAACGAGCTGGTCCAGGACCGGTACCAGAAATTCCGCGCGCTCGGCGTGTTCTCCGGGCGCTAG
- the hisC gene encoding histidinol-phosphate transaminase, giving the protein MRPLVPPYIETLKPYVPGKPIEETEREYGLTGVIKLASNENPLGPSPKAIEAMREAAQKVHLYPDASSFTLVGRLAEHLGVKPEEVVLGSGSNELIELLIRTFTTPEDEVLLCKGSFPAYRISVQAHGRPFAEVPMREGHRYDLEAMAKAINPRTRMIFIANPDNPTGTAFGRQEWEAFLAKVPEHVLVVHDEAYFEFVDWPEYFSAVEYFRAHPNVVALRTFSKIYGLAGIRLGYGVMDARLVAYLQRTRMPFNLTIPAQMGGLAALGDVEHVRRTRELNGEGLRFFEAELPKLGARLTKSHANFVLADLGQPAVELYEKLLRKGVIVRPVAGNGYPTSLRISVGTREENARCVTALREVLAS; this is encoded by the coding sequence ATGAGACCGCTCGTTCCGCCCTACATCGAGACGCTCAAGCCCTACGTTCCGGGCAAACCCATCGAGGAGACGGAGCGGGAGTACGGTCTCACGGGGGTCATCAAGCTGGCTTCCAACGAGAACCCGCTGGGGCCCTCGCCCAAGGCCATCGAGGCCATGCGCGAGGCGGCGCAGAAGGTTCATCTGTACCCGGACGCGAGCAGCTTCACGCTCGTGGGCCGGCTGGCCGAGCACCTCGGGGTGAAGCCCGAGGAGGTGGTGCTGGGCAGCGGCTCGAACGAGCTCATCGAGCTGCTCATCCGCACCTTCACCACGCCCGAGGACGAAGTGCTGCTGTGCAAGGGCTCGTTCCCGGCGTACCGGATCTCCGTGCAGGCCCATGGCCGGCCCTTCGCCGAGGTGCCCATGCGCGAGGGGCACCGGTACGATCTGGAGGCGATGGCGAAGGCGATCAACCCGCGCACGCGGATGATCTTCATCGCCAACCCGGACAACCCGACGGGGACGGCGTTCGGCCGCCAGGAGTGGGAGGCCTTCCTGGCGAAGGTTCCGGAGCACGTGCTGGTGGTCCACGACGAGGCCTACTTCGAGTTCGTGGACTGGCCGGAGTACTTCAGCGCGGTGGAGTACTTCCGCGCGCACCCCAACGTGGTGGCGCTGCGCACATTCAGCAAGATCTACGGCCTGGCGGGCATCCGGCTGGGGTACGGGGTGATGGACGCGCGGCTGGTGGCGTACCTGCAGCGCACGCGGATGCCGTTCAACCTGACGATCCCCGCGCAGATGGGCGGGCTGGCGGCGCTGGGTGACGTGGAGCACGTGCGGCGCACGCGCGAGCTCAACGGTGAGGGGCTGCGCTTCTTCGAGGCGGAGCTGCCGAAGCTGGGGGCGCGTCTGACGAAGAGCCACGCGAACTTCGTGCTGGCGGACCTCGGGCAGCCGGCGGTGGAGTTGTACGAGAAGCTGCTGCGCAAGGGCGTCATCGTGCGGCCGGTGGCGGGCAACGGTTACCCCACGTCGCTGCGCATCTCGGTGGGCACGCGCGAGGAGAACGCGCGCTGCGTGACGGCGTTGAGGGAGGTTCTCGCTTCATGA
- a CDS encoding serine/threonine protein kinase, producing the protein MALIGQVLDGRYKIEDVLGQGGMGMVFRATQTSVQRPVAVKTLNPSLAAAPQFFERFRREAEIASRLRHPNVITIYDFGRAQDGTCYYVMELLEGESLREQVKRDGPMSLRRAVDIIEQACRGLAHAHEQGAVHRDIKPHNIMVQQLDGRDFVKVLDFGLVKALEQDDEQQLTSTGQVLGTPQYMPPEQAGGEGVDHRSDLYSMGGVFYYCLTGTSPYGANTVRKALTAALTQPVPTVASKRQGAPVPQTLEEFFEKALAREQEDRFQNAQEFIDAMLDAVADLSSEELDALPTNSAPEAGGGSKPSQRSVSKPGRSSPSAGNSRTSALPAARSGSRSAQPSNPSPARGGGAAVRQATPRPSAPAVPPRAEELLEATQSQFQGKKIALVAIPLALFAAGGAFVVLRPSAPARAPSPNVEASSSAPVQKPAAPVADSMILVRLRSTPSGATVFDGDVQLGTTPQDRPLRRNELHELTFRLANHEDVKRKLDFSGVPSDAPQEVSVTLEPVKSAPVEPSSRTSRPARPGKEREKDDSVPIFE; encoded by the coding sequence ATGGCGCTCATCGGCCAGGTGCTCGACGGCCGCTACAAGATCGAAGACGTGCTCGGCCAGGGCGGCATGGGCATGGTCTTCCGCGCGACCCAGACGTCCGTGCAGCGGCCGGTGGCGGTCAAGACGCTCAACCCCTCGCTGGCGGCAGCACCCCAGTTCTTCGAGCGCTTCCGGCGCGAGGCGGAGATCGCCAGCCGCCTGCGCCACCCCAACGTCATCACCATCTACGACTTCGGTCGCGCCCAGGACGGCACCTGCTACTACGTCATGGAGCTCCTGGAGGGCGAGAGCCTCCGCGAGCAGGTCAAGCGCGACGGGCCCATGTCCCTGCGCCGCGCGGTGGACATCATCGAGCAGGCCTGCCGCGGCCTCGCCCACGCCCACGAGCAGGGCGCCGTCCACCGCGACATCAAGCCGCACAACATCATGGTGCAGCAGCTCGACGGGCGGGACTTCGTCAAGGTGCTGGACTTCGGGCTGGTGAAGGCGCTCGAGCAGGACGATGAGCAGCAACTCACCTCCACCGGTCAGGTGCTCGGCACGCCGCAGTACATGCCGCCCGAGCAGGCCGGCGGAGAGGGCGTCGACCACCGCTCCGACCTCTACTCGATGGGCGGCGTCTTCTATTACTGCCTCACCGGCACCTCGCCGTACGGGGCCAACACGGTGCGCAAGGCGCTCACCGCCGCGCTGACGCAGCCCGTGCCCACGGTGGCCTCCAAGCGCCAGGGCGCGCCCGTGCCCCAGACCCTGGAGGAGTTCTTCGAGAAGGCACTCGCCCGCGAGCAGGAGGACCGCTTCCAGAACGCCCAGGAGTTCATCGACGCCATGCTGGACGCGGTGGCGGACCTGTCGTCCGAGGAGCTCGATGCGCTCCCCACCAACTCGGCGCCCGAGGCGGGGGGCGGCAGCAAGCCGAGCCAACGCAGCGTGTCGAAGCCGGGCCGCTCGTCTCCGAGTGCCGGTAACTCCCGGACTTCGGCTCTTCCGGCGGCCCGGTCGGGCTCCCGGAGTGCCCAGCCATCCAACCCGAGCCCCGCGCGGGGAGGTGGCGCGGCCGTGCGCCAGGCGACTCCGCGTCCCTCGGCCCCCGCGGTCCCCCCGCGCGCCGAGGAGCTCCTGGAAGCGACGCAGAGCCAATTCCAGGGCAAGAAGATCGCGCTCGTGGCTATCCCGCTGGCACTCTTCGCCGCGGGAGGCGCGTTCGTCGTGCTGCGCCCTTCTGCTCCGGCCAGGGCCCCTTCTCCCAACGTGGAGGCGAGCAGCTCGGCCCCCGTGCAGAAGCCCGCCGCCCCCGTCGCGGACAGCATGATCCTGGTGCGGCTCCGCTCGACGCCTTCCGGAGCCACCGTGTTCGATGGTGACGTGCAGCTCGGCACGACTCCCCAGGATCGCCCGTTGCGCCGCAACGAGCTGCACGAGCTCACCTTCCGCCTGGCCAATCACGAAGACGTGAAGCGCAAGCTGGACTTCAGTGGCGTGCCGTCGGATGCGCCGCAGGAAGTGAGCGTGACGCTGGAGCCCGTGAAGTCGGCACCCGTCGAGCCCTCCTCCAGGACCTCGCGCCCCGCCAGGCCGGGCAAGGAAAGGGAGAAGGACGACTCCGTCCCCATCTTCGAGTAG
- a CDS encoding GAF domain-containing protein, with translation MAEVTLDLRGRPKAEAYAELKKHVDAVLEGINDDVAGMATMSCLLHHAFGHLWTGFYRVVEPGKLLRVGPYQGTLGCLEIRFGKGVCGTSAAKGETVVVEDVHAFPGHITCDGRSVSEIVVPVFGPNRELIAVLDIDSEHKATFDDVDRRALEELVGWFSRRK, from the coding sequence ATGGCTGAAGTCACCCTGGATCTGCGCGGTAGGCCCAAGGCCGAGGCCTACGCCGAGCTCAAGAAGCACGTCGATGCCGTCCTGGAGGGCATCAACGACGACGTGGCCGGCATGGCCACGATGAGCTGCCTGCTCCACCACGCCTTCGGGCACCTGTGGACCGGCTTCTACCGCGTCGTGGAGCCCGGCAAGCTGCTGCGAGTTGGTCCCTATCAGGGGACCCTCGGGTGCCTGGAGATCCGCTTCGGCAAGGGCGTCTGCGGCACCTCCGCCGCCAAGGGGGAGACCGTCGTCGTCGAGGACGTGCACGCGTTCCCGGGCCACATCACCTGTGACGGCCGCTCGGTCTCGGAGATCGTCGTCCCGGTGTTCGGTCCCAACCGGGAGCTGATCGCCGTGCTCGACATCGACTCCGAGCACAAGGCGACCTTCGACGACGTGGACCGCCGCGCCCTGGAAGAGCTGGTGGGGTGGTTCTCCCGGCGCAAGTAG
- a CDS encoding PQQ-dependent sugar dehydrogenase: protein MRTSILLLLGLLALAPRAESATVLERGFTDTVFVPSGLSQLTGMAWATDGSNRLYVTRKSGEIHLVKDGVLQPTLFAKVSPIQTHDWCECGLVGIAIDPAFASNRYLYVFVTVSESEQQIIRYTDVDGIGTDKTVILGGLPTRGANHDGGGLAFGPDGRLYFGVGDTGTSLGANDDLATLGSKIGRVNRDGTAPEDNPFFDGPGPNNDYIWARGFRNPFGLTFEPGTGRLWVNVAGDAYEQVFVPRAGDHAGWNTYENYQPEGFLTPVINYRTHGNDVRQLTPQGAERRDNVVTFTTSQPHGFHPGERISVFDVGDVAFHGDFYIASVTSSTSFTVAQKGPDVRSSGGTVSSHYLGGSITGGAFYTGTTFPPPYRGNFFFGDFVSGQIIRATLGADGTVTRVDPFATDVPEAVAVATGPDGALYYAEFSSGIIHRVTWSAPAPRVGVSRTRLSVDEGQTTSFSVHLEDAPTAPITLTTTFLGAESMGLSVVDGGSLTFTPDNFATPQTVTLFASSDEDARHVTVTVLVGGPGMEPRSVDVQLLDDDGVDLVLSSTAMSLEETARATLYVSLASAPPGDVVLKATRWEGERFSIASGETLTFTPANHATPQAVVIQGLYAPDAKDTTGTLQLQGAGALTRTVALTIQNTDTAPPLILSEPVTAAVVGAPYRYEVKTLGNPPPTYSLSEELSGMSIDPRTGVISWIPSTPGTYEIPVVATNDHGTATQSFMLTVTEAPDPADAGTADGGTPPDAGSAPDAGSPLDAGTEPDAGSDPGKPSGGCGCTSGLPAGNLLLWAMLLGAHLATRRRR from the coding sequence ATGCGAACATCCATCCTCTTGCTTCTCGGCCTCCTGGCCCTGGCGCCCCGAGCCGAATCAGCGACCGTGCTCGAGCGCGGCTTCACCGACACGGTCTTCGTCCCCTCCGGCCTGAGCCAACTCACGGGCATGGCCTGGGCCACGGATGGCTCCAACCGGCTCTACGTGACGCGCAAGTCGGGAGAGATCCATCTGGTGAAGGACGGCGTGCTCCAACCCACGCTCTTCGCGAAGGTGAGCCCCATCCAGACGCATGACTGGTGCGAGTGCGGCCTGGTCGGCATCGCCATCGATCCGGCCTTCGCCAGCAACCGGTACCTCTACGTCTTCGTCACCGTCTCCGAGAGCGAGCAGCAGATCATCCGGTACACCGACGTCGACGGGATTGGCACCGACAAGACCGTCATTCTCGGAGGGTTGCCCACCCGGGGCGCCAACCATGACGGCGGAGGTCTCGCGTTCGGCCCCGATGGAAGGCTCTATTTCGGCGTCGGCGATACGGGGACCAGTCTGGGAGCCAACGATGACCTGGCGACCCTCGGCTCCAAGATCGGACGGGTCAACCGCGACGGCACTGCCCCCGAGGACAATCCGTTCTTCGACGGCCCAGGACCCAACAACGACTACATCTGGGCGCGAGGCTTCCGGAATCCCTTCGGCCTCACCTTCGAGCCCGGCACCGGAAGGCTGTGGGTCAACGTCGCTGGAGACGCCTACGAGCAGGTCTTCGTCCCGCGGGCCGGAGATCATGCGGGCTGGAATACCTACGAGAACTACCAGCCCGAGGGATTCCTCACGCCCGTCATCAACTACCGCACCCATGGCAATGACGTCCGCCAGCTCACCCCACAGGGCGCGGAACGCCGGGACAACGTCGTGACCTTCACGACCTCACAGCCCCACGGCTTCCACCCGGGAGAGCGGATTTCCGTGTTCGACGTAGGCGACGTGGCGTTCCACGGAGACTTCTACATCGCCTCCGTCACCAGCTCCACGTCGTTCACCGTCGCCCAGAAGGGTCCGGATGTCAGGAGTAGCGGTGGCACGGTCTCCTCCCACTACCTGGGAGGCTCCATCACGGGCGGAGCCTTCTACACGGGCACCACCTTCCCGCCCCCGTACCGCGGCAACTTCTTCTTCGGAGACTTCGTGTCCGGGCAGATCATCCGCGCGACGCTCGGAGCGGACGGTACCGTGACCCGCGTGGATCCCTTCGCCACCGATGTCCCGGAGGCAGTGGCCGTCGCGACGGGGCCCGATGGGGCGCTCTACTACGCTGAGTTCTCCAGCGGCATCATCCACCGGGTGACCTGGTCGGCCCCGGCCCCGCGCGTCGGCGTCTCCAGGACGCGCCTCTCCGTCGACGAGGGGCAGACCACGTCCTTCTCCGTCCACCTGGAGGATGCGCCCACCGCCCCCATCACCCTCACCACCACCTTCCTGGGCGCCGAAAGCATGGGCCTGTCCGTGGTCGATGGCGGGTCGCTGACGTTCACGCCGGACAACTTCGCTACGCCCCAGACCGTCACCCTGTTCGCGAGCTCGGACGAGGATGCGCGCCACGTAACCGTCACGGTTCTCGTCGGAGGTCCTGGCATGGAGCCTCGGTCCGTGGATGTCCAGCTCCTCGATGATGACGGAGTCGACCTGGTCCTCTCGAGCACGGCCATGAGCCTGGAGGAAACCGCACGCGCCACGCTGTACGTGTCTCTCGCCAGCGCGCCCCCGGGAGACGTGGTGCTCAAGGCCACCCGTTGGGAGGGAGAGCGCTTCTCCATCGCCTCGGGCGAAACCCTGACGTTCACGCCGGCCAACCATGCCACGCCGCAAGCCGTGGTCATCCAGGGTCTCTACGCTCCGGATGCGAAGGACACCACCGGGACCCTCCAGCTCCAGGGAGCGGGAGCACTCACCCGGACGGTCGCGCTCACCATCCAGAACACCGACACGGCCCCTCCCCTCATCCTGTCCGAGCCCGTGACGGCCGCCGTCGTCGGAGCACCCTATCGCTATGAGGTGAAGACCCTCGGCAATCCTCCGCCGACCTACTCCTTGAGCGAGGAGCTCTCCGGAATGAGCATCGATCCGAGGACCGGGGTCATCTCCTGGATTCCGAGCACCCCGGGCACCTACGAGATTCCCGTGGTCGCCACCAACGACCATGGCACCGCCACCCAGAGCTTCATGCTCACAGTGACCGAGGCTCCAGACCCCGCCGATGCCGGCACCGCGGATGGCGGCACCCCACCGGATGCGGGCTCGGCGCCGGATGCAGGGAGCCCCCTGGACGCGGGCACCGAACCGGATGCGGGCTCGGACCCGGGAAAACCGAGCGGAGGGTGCGGATGCACCTCGGGGCTTCCGGCCGGCAATCTCCTGCTGTGGGCGATGCTTCTGGGAGCACACCTCGCCACGAGACGGCGCCGGTAG